Proteins co-encoded in one Papaver somniferum cultivar HN1 chromosome 5, ASM357369v1, whole genome shotgun sequence genomic window:
- the LOC113281446 gene encoding MADS-box transcription factor 14-like isoform X2, which yields MGRGKVELKRIENTTSRQVTFSKRRNGLLKKAFELSILCEAEVALVVFSPSGKAFQFASHDIDRTIARYRSVAGLPESSSCSQRSRTAEFWRTEIDEMKKLADMLEARNKHICGEDLPLLDMKDLKQLERQIKTGVERVRSRKRRLLAEHINMLKRKQKALQDENACLQKRLNEINVSSRTSKEGDRCSSTTS from the exons ATGGGGAGAGGGAAAGTAGAGTTGAAGAGAATAGAGAACACAACAAGCAGGCAAGTCACCTTCTCCAAGAGAAGAAATGGACTTCTCAAGAAAGCTTTTGAGCTTTCTATCCTCTGTGAAGCAGAAGTTGCTCTTGTTGTCTTCTCCCCTTCTGGAAAAGCCTTTCAGTTTGCTAGTCATGA CATCGATAGGACTATTGCCAGATACCGAAGTGTAGCAGGGTTGCCCGAATCATCGTCATGTAGTCAGCGTTCTAGAACTGCAGAG TTTTGGAGGACAGAAATCGATGAAATGAAGAAATTAGCAGACATGTTGGAAGCAAGAAACAA GCATATCTGTGGAGAAGATTTACCATTGTTGGACATGAAAGATTTGAAGCAACTTGAACGACAAATTAAGACTGGTGTTGAACGTGTCCGCTCCCGAAAG AGGCGTTTACTCGCAGAGCACATCAATATGTTGAAGCGAAAG CAAAAAGCTCTGCAAGATGAGAATGCTTGTTTACAAAAACGA TTAAACGAGATCAACGTAAGTTCAAGGACTTCAAAGGAAGGAGATAGATGCAGTTCTACTACAAGTTGA
- the LOC113281446 gene encoding MADS-box transcription factor 14-like isoform X1, which yields MGRGKVELKRIENTTSRQVTFSKRRNGLLKKAFELSILCEAEVALVVFSPSGKAFQFASHDSIDRTIARYRSVAGLPESSSCSQRSRTAEFWRTEIDEMKKLADMLEARNKHICGEDLPLLDMKDLKQLERQIKTGVERVRSRKRRLLAEHINMLKRKQKALQDENACLQKRLNEINVSSRTSKEGDRCSSTTS from the exons ATGGGGAGAGGGAAAGTAGAGTTGAAGAGAATAGAGAACACAACAAGCAGGCAAGTCACCTTCTCCAAGAGAAGAAATGGACTTCTCAAGAAAGCTTTTGAGCTTTCTATCCTCTGTGAAGCAGAAGTTGCTCTTGTTGTCTTCTCCCCTTCTGGAAAAGCCTTTCAGTTTGCTAGTCATGA CAGCATCGATAGGACTATTGCCAGATACCGAAGTGTAGCAGGGTTGCCCGAATCATCGTCATGTAGTCAGCGTTCTAGAACTGCAGAG TTTTGGAGGACAGAAATCGATGAAATGAAGAAATTAGCAGACATGTTGGAAGCAAGAAACAA GCATATCTGTGGAGAAGATTTACCATTGTTGGACATGAAAGATTTGAAGCAACTTGAACGACAAATTAAGACTGGTGTTGAACGTGTCCGCTCCCGAAAG AGGCGTTTACTCGCAGAGCACATCAATATGTTGAAGCGAAAG CAAAAAGCTCTGCAAGATGAGAATGCTTGTTTACAAAAACGA TTAAACGAGATCAACGTAAGTTCAAGGACTTCAAAGGAAGGAGATAGATGCAGTTCTACTACAAGTTGA